One region of Sphingomonas abietis genomic DNA includes:
- a CDS encoding UdgX family uracil-DNA binding protein (This protein belongs to the uracil DNA glycosylase superfamily, members of which act in excision repair of DNA. However, it belongs more specifically to UdgX branch, whose founding member was found to bind uracil in DNA (where it does not belong), without cleaving it, appears to promote DNA repair by a pathway involving RecA, rather than base excision.), with product MPLVKLAAEDDFDGWRTAARAAALIGVPPEGLHWQVGDQVADLFAGATEPPLPPAPAGAAFSVSKTFVALAETVVLHADPERFALLYAMLVRLRDQPRLIEDQTDPLRRRLEEMAKAVRRDIHKMRAFLRFREVTDADDAPRYVAWFEPEHHIVRANAGFFMRRFATMRWSILTPEIAIHWDGDTLTQGPGAARADAPEGDPIEEVWKTYYASIFNPSRLKTGAMLKEMPKKYWKNMPETALVPALIAGAQARETQMVATARTASGGDAHAALEALRAEASGCQRCPLWQPATQTVFGEGPADARLLFIGEQPGDQEDLAGRPFVGPAGQLFDRALAEAGVDRARAYVSNAVKHFKFEPRGKRRIHAKPNGGEIEACRWWIEQERAIIRPTVTVALGATAAQSLLGRAVTISRIRGQPMALADGSEGWVTVHPSFLLRLPDEDRRVEEYARFVADLRRIGERVTALADPA from the coding sequence ATGCCGCTTGTAAAGCTTGCCGCTGAGGATGATTTCGACGGCTGGCGCACCGCCGCGCGCGCCGCCGCGCTGATCGGGGTGCCGCCCGAGGGGCTGCACTGGCAGGTCGGCGATCAGGTCGCCGATCTGTTCGCCGGCGCCACCGAGCCGCCGCTGCCGCCCGCGCCCGCCGGCGCCGCCTTCTCGGTGTCGAAGACCTTCGTGGCGCTGGCCGAGACGGTGGTGCTCCATGCCGATCCCGAGCGCTTCGCCCTGCTCTATGCGATGCTCGTCCGGCTGCGCGACCAGCCCCGGCTGATCGAGGACCAGACCGATCCGCTGCGCCGCCGGCTGGAGGAGATGGCCAAGGCGGTGCGGCGCGACATCCACAAGATGCGCGCCTTCCTGCGTTTCCGCGAAGTGACCGACGCCGACGACGCGCCGCGCTACGTCGCCTGGTTCGAGCCCGAGCATCATATCGTGCGCGCCAATGCCGGCTTCTTCATGCGCCGCTTCGCGACGATGCGCTGGTCGATCCTGACGCCCGAAATCGCGATCCACTGGGACGGCGACACGCTCACCCAAGGCCCCGGCGCAGCGCGCGCCGATGCGCCCGAGGGCGATCCGATCGAGGAGGTGTGGAAGACCTATTATGCCTCGATCTTCAACCCCTCCCGCTTGAAGACCGGCGCGATGCTGAAGGAGATGCCGAAGAAATATTGGAAGAACATGCCCGAGACCGCGCTGGTCCCGGCGCTGATCGCCGGCGCGCAGGCCCGCGAGACCCAGATGGTCGCCACCGCCCGCACCGCGTCGGGCGGCGATGCCCACGCCGCGCTCGAGGCGCTGCGCGCGGAGGCCTCGGGCTGCCAGCGCTGCCCCTTATGGCAACCGGCGACCCAGACGGTGTTCGGGGAAGGCCCGGCGGATGCCAGGCTGCTGTTCATCGGCGAGCAGCCGGGCGACCAGGAGGATCTCGCCGGGCGGCCGTTCGTCGGCCCGGCCGGTCAGCTGTTCGATCGCGCACTGGCCGAGGCCGGCGTCGATCGCGCGCGCGCCTATGTCTCCAACGCCGTGAAGCATTTCAAGTTCGAGCCGCGCGGTAAGCGCCGCATCCACGCCAAGCCGAATGGCGGCGAGATCGAGGCGTGCCGCTGGTGGATCGAGCAGGAGCGCGCGATCATCCGCCCGACGGTGACGGTCGCGCTCGGCGCCACCGCGGCGCAGTCGCTGCTCGGCAGGGCGGTGACGATATCCCGGATCAGGGGCCAGCCGATGGCGCTGGCGGATGGATCCGAGGGCTGGGTGACCGTCCATCCGAGCTTCCTGCTGCGCCTGCCCGACGAGGACCGGCGCGTGGAGGAATATGCCCGCTTCGTGGCCGATCTCCGGCGCATCGGCGAGCGCGTGACGGCGCTCGCCGATCCGGCCTGA
- a CDS encoding putative DNA modification/repair radical SAM protein, protein MAQLDVQSKLAILADAAKYDASCASSGTAKRSSAGQKDGIGSTEGMGICHAYAPDGRCISLLKILLTNSCIFDCHYCINRKSANVRRARFSAKEVVDLTLSFYRRNYIEGLFLSSGIIRSSDYTMEQLVEVARSLREDHGFRGYIHLKTIPDADPLLLEAAGRHADRLSINVELPTVAGLTRLAPEKSAVRIEGAMAGLRHAIDDGRDATRRYKSAPGFAPAGQSTQMIVGADAATDRDIVGRASTLYDRYRLRRVYYSAFSPIPDASAVLPLQRPPLMREHRLYQSDWMMRFYDYKPEEVAAAADPATGMLPLDIDPKLAWALRFRERFPVDVNRAPREALLRVPGLGVKAVDGIIAARRWRRLRLEDVGRLTRSIAKLRAFLITEDWRPVALAERADPLPTAKPKREQLELFAA, encoded by the coding sequence ATGGCCCAGCTCGATGTCCAGTCCAAGCTCGCGATCCTGGCGGATGCCGCGAAATATGATGCGTCCTGCGCCTCGTCCGGCACCGCCAAGCGCAGCTCGGCCGGCCAGAAGGACGGCATCGGATCGACCGAGGGCATGGGCATCTGCCACGCCTATGCGCCGGACGGGCGCTGCATCTCGCTGCTCAAGATCCTGCTGACCAACAGCTGCATCTTCGACTGCCATTATTGCATCAACCGCAAGAGCGCCAACGTACGCCGCGCGCGGTTCAGCGCGAAGGAGGTGGTCGACCTCACCCTTTCCTTCTACCGGCGCAACTATATCGAGGGGCTGTTCCTCTCGTCCGGGATCATCCGGTCGTCCGACTATACGATGGAGCAGCTGGTCGAGGTCGCGCGGTCGCTGCGCGAGGACCATGGCTTTCGCGGCTATATCCACCTGAAAACCATCCCCGACGCCGATCCGCTGCTGCTCGAGGCCGCCGGCCGTCACGCCGATCGGCTGTCGATCAATGTCGAGCTGCCGACCGTCGCCGGCCTCACCCGGCTCGCGCCCGAGAAATCCGCCGTCCGCATCGAAGGCGCGATGGCGGGGTTGCGCCATGCGATCGACGACGGGCGGGATGCGACCAGGCGCTACAAATCCGCCCCCGGCTTCGCGCCCGCCGGCCAATCGACCCAGATGATCGTCGGGGCGGACGCCGCCACCGATCGCGACATCGTCGGCCGGGCGAGCACGCTCTATGATCGCTACCGGCTGCGGCGGGTCTATTATTCGGCGTTCAGCCCGATCCCGGATGCCTCGGCCGTGCTGCCGCTCCAGCGCCCGCCGCTGATGCGCGAGCACCGTCTCTACCAGTCCGACTGGATGATGCGCTTCTACGACTACAAGCCGGAGGAGGTCGCCGCCGCCGCCGATCCGGCGACCGGGATGCTGCCGCTCGACATCGATCCCAAGCTCGCCTGGGCGCTGCGCTTCCGCGAGCGCTTCCCGGTCGACGTCAACCGCGCCCCGCGCGAGGCGTTGCTGCGGGTGCCGGGGCTGGGGGTGAAGGCGGTCGACGGGATTATCGCGGCGCGGCGCTGGCGGCGGCTGCGGCTGGAGGATGTCGGCCGGCTGACCCGCTCGATCGCCAAGCTGCGCGCCTTCCTGATCACCGAGGACTGGCGCCCCGTCGCGCTCGCCGAACGCGCCGATCCGCTGCCCACGGCGAAGCCGAAGCGGGAACAGCTGGAGCTGTTCGCGGCTTGA
- a CDS encoding demethoxyubiquinone hydroxylase family protein has product MTRAETESMIRVDQAGEFGATRIYAGQLAVLGNRVEAARSVARMAAQEERHRQVFDRLIAERRVRPTLLGPIWDRAGFLLGAATALISPEAAMACTAAIETEIDLHYAEQLEQLGTSDPELSETIAEFQAEEVEHRATAIAEGAERAPGYPLLSAAIRFGCRAAIGLSKRI; this is encoded by the coding sequence ATGACCCGCGCCGAGACCGAATCGATGATCCGCGTCGACCAGGCCGGCGAGTTCGGCGCGACGCGCATCTATGCGGGGCAGCTCGCGGTGCTCGGCAATCGCGTCGAGGCGGCGCGCTCGGTGGCGCGGATGGCGGCGCAGGAGGAACGGCACCGCCAGGTGTTCGATCGGCTGATCGCCGAGCGCCGCGTGCGCCCGACCCTGCTCGGCCCGATCTGGGACCGCGCCGGCTTCCTGCTCGGCGCCGCCACCGCGCTGATCTCGCCCGAGGCGGCGATGGCCTGCACCGCCGCGATCGAGACCGAGATCGATCTCCATTATGCCGAGCAGCTCGAACAGCTCGGCACCAGCGACCCGGAACTGTCCGAGACGATCGCCGAATTCCAGGCCGAGGAGGTCGAGCATCGCGCCACCGCGATCGCCGAGGGGGCGGAGCGGGCGCCAGGCTATCCGCTGCTGTCCGCCGCGATCCGCTTCGGCTGCCGCGCCGCCATCGGCCTCTCCAAGCGAATCTGA
- a CDS encoding disulfide bond formation protein B: MTSLSRARLIAILVPNALLWGAIGSQYIGHLVPCEMCMWQRWPHLAAIVLALVAILLRGQPAASRLFTLLAALAILVSGGIGVYHAGVEYHWWQGPPRCTGGGFTSLADLMKAPVVMCDIPQWKLAGISLAGFNAIISIVAGLAVIGFASRKAAR, translated from the coding sequence ATGACCAGCCTGTCGCGCGCGCGCCTGATCGCGATCCTCGTCCCCAACGCCCTGCTGTGGGGGGCGATCGGCTCGCAATATATCGGCCATCTCGTGCCCTGCGAGATGTGCATGTGGCAGCGCTGGCCCCATCTCGCCGCGATCGTGCTGGCGCTCGTCGCGATCCTGCTGCGCGGCCAGCCTGCGGCGTCGCGGCTGTTCACGCTGCTCGCGGCGCTGGCGATCCTCGTGTCGGGCGGCATCGGCGTCTATCATGCCGGCGTCGAATATCATTGGTGGCAAGGCCCGCCGCGCTGCACCGGCGGCGGCTTCACCTCGCTGGCCGACCTGATGAAGGCGCCGGTGGTGATGTGCGATATTCCCCAGTGGAAGCTCGCCGGCATCTCGCTCGCCGGCTTCAACGCGATCATCTCGATCGTCGCCGGGCTCGCCGTGATCGGCTTCGCCAGCCGGAAGGCGGCCCGATGA